A portion of the Pararge aegeria chromosome 10, ilParAegt1.1, whole genome shotgun sequence genome contains these proteins:
- the LOC120626937 gene encoding uncharacterized protein LOC120626937: MLLYKGYTYAKNSSNRNGTLWYCSSRRSKKCPAQVFSSNDETVTAMQPDHCHVPPNIFEECSSTREEKVTQYCCTRNTFTPSTGLVRREKGGRAPLNGLKSAQLKSSWLKMALLLTFKSCTLIHHLQLIWM; this comes from the exons ATGTTGCTCTACAAAGGATACACTTACGCCAAGAACAGTTCCAACAGGAATGGAACATTATGGTACTGTTCATCTCGACGCTCGAAAAAGTGCCCGGCGCAAGTGTTTTCATCCAACGATGAAACTGTGACTGCTATGCAACCCGATCATTGTCACGTTCCACCCAACATTTTT GAGGAATGTTCATCAACTCGCGAAGAAAAGGTAACACAGTACTGTTGTACAAGAAATACATTTACTCCAAGCACAGGGCTGGTAAGAAGGGAGAAAGGTGGACGTGCTCCTCTAAATGGTCTAAAAAGTGCCCAGCTCAAGTCCTCTTGGCTCAAGATGGCTCTATTACTGACGTTCAAATCGTGCACACTCATCCACCACCTACAGTTAATATGGATGTAA